One Peromyscus eremicus chromosome 17, PerEre_H2_v1, whole genome shotgun sequence genomic window, TTATTTTGGGGTTGGATCTCAGGAAACTCAGGCTTcagatcttcctacctccacctcaggagtgctggggttgTAGCTGTGGACTACCGCATCTGGTTTAGAAGCGTATTTTAAATGCTAAGGGTGAAGAGAGTAAtttattacttatattttatatttctttgcttattttctttaatctattttgaggcagggtctcatgtatgccAGGTTGGCCCTGATCTTCTTACCTCTATTGTCCAAGTACTGGTATTACATATGTGCACTACCACAGTTGACTTATAAGCACATTTTGAATGATAAGGAAGGTTAATgagaattatttaattatttaatagatAGGgtttcacgtagcccaggctggccctggtcctcttacctcccaagtgctaggatgagaggtgtgtgccaccacacctggctgacaAGAAAGCGACTTAAAAATCTTTTCATAGCCACTGTCTCTGAGAAGTGAAAAGGGGCcatagggtgggggtggggctttggcTTTTGATAGTCTTTATAGTCTTAGAAACAAATCTTATACATGTGTTACACTCGTCACCGAAAAGTCTGTATTAAAGGCGCGTGGTTACAGAGTGGATGCTTATCAGTAAAAACACTGAGATAGGGAGAGACGTTGGAAGAAGGAAGACAATGGAATCTAGctccctgcctgtctccatccttTCTCATTCTCCTCAAAGCTTACACTTCCCTTTCTTGTCTTCCTACAGGCTAATTCACTTAGAGCCGCAGGTGATGCTGAAGTATTTCTGCGGGAAAACAATATATCTCAAGGAAATGTGCTGGACATGGCACATTTCCTTGAGTCGGTTTGAAAGGCTAGCAATCATGCTGAGGTCAGCAAGGAGCACAGTAGGAGTTGACAAGATCAACAGAATAAAGAGAATGGGCATTCTATTACAGGAGCAGCTAAAAGTCTCCACGCCAAGGGTTACTCTGCAACGTACTGGAGTCAATTCGTTTGCCTTATCAACCTCTTCGCATTCTTCCTGGATCCTGAGTCAAATGACCACATGTGATTTCATCTAAAGCATGcagaaaatgtgaagaaataaGGGAAGTTTCCATTCGGTATGGACTACCTGTCCAGGGAGGCTGTCTTTACCCAACTGTCAACATGCTTTTGCTACAAGATGTATGGGAATTGTGACAGCTTAGGTCCCTCCGAGTTGTCCTCAAATCGAAGGTGAGACTTGCGATTAGTACTGGCTGAGCTGGACCTTGGGAAGTTATCGTAATGTTTATCTTACATAGGCTCTTACAATAATTACTGGATTCCAACAGGTGACGTTTGTGTACTTGATGTAGGGCTAGTGTAAACACTGAGGAAATGGATGCTGTAACATGAGCAGACTATAGATCCACCAGCTCTCTTTCGGAAAGGCCCTTGCTATTAGCAGGCTTACACTGGTTTTATTCAAATTTCCCTGTGGTTTGTAAACTTGGAGTCAGGGTCAAACTTTCCCTTTACTTTGGCAAGTCAAGCTTACTTATTTACTGCCCTGATTTTATAGTAGGGCATTTGTGCAGAAAGCCAAGATAAAGGCTGACCTACTAAGGacttgtgtttgtattttttcgGGGCATCTTCTTTGTGTGTACAGGAATTCTTTTGCTACTGTGAAAAGCCCCCCTTTGTCTTTGTTATTTATGGAGGAATGCTGGGGAAAATCTGCAACCCCTTCACTCCTCTCAAACACATTTTCCTGCTGTCTTTCAAGGTGAGGCTGATGGACACACACCAAAGGACACTTTAACATATTAAACCCTTCCGAAGCCCATTTCAATCACTACTCATCAGCTTTGGAGGAGCCTCCTAGTGTATTTTTCCAGGTTCCTCTACCAAACATACTTTTCATAACTTTGATAGTAAAGAGTAATATGTCACAGATATGTGCATGGAAACCTTGGCTTTCTGTCTCCTCCCCTGATAAATGTTTATTACTGACTTGCTCTTTCTTCGTTtcctctctaaggctttcactggGTTTGAAAAGCACGTATTAAACAATAGACATAGCAACCATTCTTTACACCAGATGAATAGACCCATAAAAGCTACAGTCTACAGACCAACTGAATAAGCTAATTTAGCAAATGCCTGTGTGCCTTAACCAGCTGGGGCTATCTCTGTAGTAGTTCTTTTTGCTTCAGACGTactttaaatgaatgaaaaagctAAAATTAATTACAAATGGATGTCAaattatccttccttccttccttccgtctttctttctttctttctttctttctttctttctttctttctttctttcctttctttctttctttctttcctttctttttgtgtgaAGTGACTTACACTTGGGCAGCATTTGAGACTAGGTGAGCTGGTCCTGTTACTGGAGGTGTGCTGGAAAAGTCATTGGCCTCTTAGTGAGGGTGAAAACACAAAAGGCATGGAGCAAAATTGGACTCAGGACTTATTCTTAAAGATACAACCATCAAGACCAATTCTACGAACGAGGCTGGAAAGTGTCTTGCTGTTGGTATTATTAAGTTGATTTTATACATTAAGCCTGAAGTCTTAAGGCTGCTCTGTCATTGCTAAGGGATTGGGTTAAAATATCCAAATGCTTTCAAGCCCACACTGATCCAAATAGGAAATGGGCTTGTTCTGGCCTGCACTTGGATCTTCCATGTTTTCTAAATACATGTTTACGACACTTTTATGATTAAATTCCCCCAGTGCTCGATTGTCTGTAAAGTGTTAACATTTGCAAACACACATAATGGATTAGCCTTGTATAACCATTCAGACTCAGCAATCATCAGTATCTTCCCGTTATctattccattttcttccttaacTATGAAAGCAGTTTCCAAATGCCATGTCCTTTCATTCTCCCATGCATGACACATCTCTTAAACTTTTGCATCACTGTAAGTCGTGATCCCATTACAAACTAGGACTAAATAGGTATATAATTGCGTACAGTAAAACCATTTGTCCGGAAATACCTCAGGGGAAGGGCACCCGGGAATGGAGTGAAACACATCTCCTTCGGAAGCAGTTGTGTCtgtatacttttcttttcttgggaaaattaactgaagaaaaaggaaataagaacaattaaaaaaaaaaaaaaaacatggtatcTGGAGAACATGCAGCGTCTTCACAGTAAACTGCGCTCTAGTTATTTGTTCATCTGAGATTAAGGTGCACACAAATGACTGGGGTGCACACACGCGGGCACATTCCTAACATCCCGCGTTAGCTGTAAGACCTCAGTGGTGACATCTGCCTGCACATATTTCTTCCACAGCGTTCTCAGACGTCTCATCTTAGCTAGGGGAATTAATGGCAGTTGTTGGACAAGAACATTGTCCAGGATATGCTGTATCTTAGAAAACTAGAAATCCAATTTTTGTATTTTGGATTGAGTAATCATTGCTAtaggtagttaaaaaaaaaaaaggaacagctAACTTGtaactttttttctcatttgattaACCTCGGGGCAACCAGGGTTCTAATTAAAAAGCAGCGTCTGACTTTTCAGCCCAGGACACACCGTCTTTCATCTAGCCAAGGAAGCATTTTTCATGTCTGTAGTGACAGCCTTGGGTGTGACCATTGTCATCTTCCTGTTGAAACTTATGTGTCAGAAAACTTACGACTGACACCGTCCTTGAAAAACATGAAAACACTTGGAGCGTACATACCTTTCACATTTTTTCCTTCATAAACTCCGTAACGATCAAAACCTGCCCTGTGTAGATACACAGCCAGAGACGGCAGCCAGTGGGCCAGTTTATCACCTCACGTTGGCGCATCATGATTTGGCACAGCATTAACTCAATTCACATTGCCCTCCTCCAATCAACAACATGCATGCTCTCTTAATAAACCTACTTGGATCTTGCCTCTTACCTAAAAATCTAGGTTTACTAATAGACCAACATTCTCGGTTCTTCATACTTGTAAGGACAACATGCAATAGTTTAGAGAAtgattttcttagaaaaataattgtaaactatatatcaatattttaaaatgcagttacTTAGGAAAAAATACCCAAAGAGTAtcccccaccatcaccaccacaagaTAACTAACGTAGTTCAGAAAGCCTCCATATTTCCCTCAGTACCATTAACTGCTGGTGTACCTAAATCATTCTCAGTATAAACATCACACTTAAGGACCTAGAAg contains:
- the Apela gene encoding apelin receptor early endogenous ligand, with the translated sequence MRFQHYFLVFFIFAMSLLFVIEQRPVNFPKKRKVYRHNCFRRRCVSLHSRVPFP